In a single window of the Streptomyces sp. NBC_00094 genome:
- a CDS encoding SpoIIE family protein phosphatase: MTGSAGGTGPSADALVDPALVGLVAENRWLRTRIAQRHLLDLAAGVIAGEMRLSTSDAAEHLTVLAQATGLSVSDLAADIVNSVAGEGGDGLSGAGSTRGDSDVERPDEGRRVRRAAAAAETAETVGEAARTLLDSGLSTWGADSLLLWKRTDDGCLRLAGYAGVGAVEATAWQWIPPAAPEPFRSALADGRPVWLEGGPVRGEPLPGPSGRAARALLPLRRRGRTVGLALVGWPGPTALDGTARRTLVGLLEVAGTVLDTAEPVRIAVPVLVDLLDSLSHPAMLLLVPGGAGTPTVEHLNDEAVTALEATRPAGDASLARILPLVHTGLTRMARRALGTLRAQRAARLPASPLPEEGAPLLDVRVLPVGEERAVVLWHAVGDPGLAAARAVGRLRSVALFQDSLTGGETVWSEQTYGMFGMDPDEPPVPLLGLRTRVHRDDGDILTDLLSELTEGQTGAQTVLRIVLPDGTVRHVRVAAEPLIAGGTVTGFAGVYQDVSAVRRTEAALTATFDRLTALHDQAETRHQLALQLQRAIVPEVPAFQELPGDLVVAVRYRPAAEEYRVGGDWYDVLALPSGKVLVAVGDIAGHGIDSVTGMVALRNAQRALAFTGHSPRRLMGWLNEVTLRTGGGTTATAVCALYDPEDRGLLWSSAGHLPMLLIREGRARLLDPPHDILLGAVSAFSYREQRTGLRPGDTLLLYTDGLIERRHDGLDEGLARLAAEAERLADLAPDLLVDELLSTATGDTDDDTSIVVVRVLEPPRSR, encoded by the coding sequence GTGACCGGTTCGGCGGGTGGCACGGGGCCGTCGGCCGACGCCCTGGTGGATCCCGCACTCGTCGGCCTGGTCGCCGAGAACCGGTGGCTTCGTACCCGGATCGCGCAGCGTCACCTCCTCGATCTCGCCGCGGGCGTGATCGCCGGCGAGATGCGCCTGTCCACCTCCGACGCGGCCGAGCACCTGACCGTGCTCGCGCAGGCCACGGGTCTGTCGGTCAGTGACCTCGCGGCGGACATCGTGAACTCCGTCGCCGGGGAGGGCGGGGACGGACTGTCCGGCGCCGGTTCGACGCGAGGCGATTCCGACGTCGAGCGACCTGACGAGGGAAGACGAGTCCGCCGAGCCGCAGCCGCGGCCGAGACCGCGGAGACCGTCGGTGAAGCGGCACGAACCCTGCTGGACAGCGGTCTCTCGACCTGGGGAGCGGACAGCCTCCTGCTCTGGAAGCGGACCGATGACGGCTGCCTGAGGCTCGCCGGATACGCGGGAGTGGGGGCCGTCGAAGCCACGGCATGGCAGTGGATCCCCCCAGCGGCGCCGGAGCCCTTCCGTTCGGCCCTCGCGGACGGCAGGCCCGTCTGGCTGGAGGGGGGACCGGTCCGCGGCGAACCGCTGCCGGGGCCGTCCGGGCGTGCGGCCCGCGCCCTGCTGCCGCTGCGGCGACGGGGCAGGACCGTCGGTCTGGCGCTCGTCGGCTGGCCGGGACCGACAGCTCTCGACGGAACGGCGCGGCGGACGCTCGTCGGGCTCCTGGAGGTGGCGGGCACGGTCCTGGACACCGCCGAACCGGTGCGGATCGCCGTCCCCGTACTCGTGGACCTCCTCGACTCCCTGTCGCATCCGGCCATGCTGCTCCTCGTGCCGGGAGGGGCCGGGACTCCGACCGTGGAGCACCTGAACGACGAGGCCGTCACCGCGCTCGAGGCCACGCGTCCTGCCGGGGACGCCTCTCTCGCCCGGATCCTCCCTCTCGTACACACGGGCCTCACCCGTATGGCACGGAGAGCCCTGGGCACCCTTCGTGCCCAGCGGGCCGCACGGCTTCCGGCGTCCCCCCTGCCGGAGGAGGGCGCGCCGCTGCTCGACGTCCGCGTGCTGCCCGTCGGCGAGGAGCGGGCCGTCGTCCTGTGGCACGCCGTCGGCGACCCCGGTCTCGCCGCGGCCCGGGCGGTCGGCCGGTTGCGGAGCGTGGCCCTCTTCCAGGACAGCCTGACCGGCGGGGAAACGGTCTGGTCGGAGCAGACGTACGGCATGTTCGGCATGGACCCCGACGAGCCGCCGGTGCCGCTGCTGGGCCTGCGGACGCGGGTGCACCGGGACGACGGCGACATCCTCACCGACCTGCTCTCGGAGCTGACCGAGGGACAGACCGGCGCGCAGACGGTGCTGCGGATCGTGCTCCCCGACGGGACCGTGCGTCACGTGCGGGTGGCGGCGGAGCCGTTGATCGCCGGAGGGACGGTCACCGGATTCGCCGGCGTGTACCAGGACGTGTCGGCCGTCCGTCGCACGGAGGCCGCCCTGACGGCCACCTTCGACCGTCTCACCGCGCTGCACGACCAGGCGGAGACCCGGCACCAGCTGGCGCTCCAGCTCCAGCGGGCGATCGTGCCCGAGGTGCCCGCCTTCCAGGAGCTGCCGGGCGACCTGGTGGTGGCCGTCCGGTACCGGCCGGCCGCGGAGGAGTACCGGGTCGGCGGTGACTGGTACGACGTCCTGGCCCTGCCGAGCGGCAAGGTCCTGGTGGCGGTCGGGGACATCGCGGGGCACGGGATCGACTCCGTCACCGGCATGGTGGCCCTCCGCAACGCCCAGCGGGCGCTCGCCTTCACCGGCCACTCGCCCCGGCGGCTGATGGGGTGGCTCAACGAGGTGACGCTGCGGACCGGCGGAGGCACCACGGCGACGGCGGTGTGCGCGCTGTACGACCCCGAGGACCGCGGCCTCCTCTGGTCGAGCGCCGGGCACCTGCCCATGCTGCTGATACGGGAGGGCCGGGCGCGGCTGCTCGACCCGCCCCACGACATCCTGCTGGGTGCGGTGTCGGCCTTCTCCTACCGGGAGCAGCGGACCGGGCTGCGCCCGGGGGACACGCTCCTGCTGTACACCGACGGCCTGATCGAGCGCCGCCACGACGGCCTCGACGAAGGCCTCGCCCGGCTCGCCGCCGAGGCCGAGCGGCTGGCGGACCTCGCGCCGGACCTGCTGGTGGACGAACTGCTCAGCACGGCGACCGGCGACACCGACGACGACACCAGCATCGTCGTCGTACGCGTGCTGGAACCGCCGCGGAGCCGGTAG